In Francisella hispaniensis FSC454, a genomic segment contains:
- a CDS encoding peptide deformylase produces MQQIKSQFIQYNDINNQVLYQKCKPVSEIKSLEIQNIITEMYEKMQGNGIGLAANQIGYPYQIFMIEFDSSNARYPLSFDGVPYQVFINPKITKVSKQRVSFWHGCLSALGEKRGKLATYKEIEYEAYNQHGEKITGKLDSIAAVIFQHEFNHLLGSVYVDFDTEYMDSEELQAKFASGELKAYQECGEEVPLLLEKYQIGKNI; encoded by the coding sequence ATGCAACAAATAAAATCGCAATTTATACAATATAATGACATAAATAATCAAGTTCTATATCAAAAATGTAAACCTGTGTCAGAGATAAAAAGTCTAGAAATACAAAACATCATCACCGAAATGTATGAAAAAATGCAAGGTAATGGTATAGGACTTGCAGCTAATCAAATTGGCTATCCTTATCAAATATTTATGATAGAGTTTGATAGTTCTAATGCAAGATATCCATTAAGCTTTGATGGTGTCCCATATCAGGTGTTTATTAACCCTAAAATTACAAAAGTTTCAAAACAAAGAGTAAGTTTTTGGCATGGATGTTTGAGTGCGCTAGGTGAAAAAAGAGGCAAGCTTGCAACATACAAAGAGATTGAATATGAGGCATATAACCAACACGGTGAGAAAATTACAGGTAAGCTTGACTCTATAGCAGCTGTGATATTTCAGCATGAATTTAATCATCTACTTGGCTCTGTCTATGTTGATTTTGATACCGAATATATGGATAGCGAAGAGTTACAAGCCAAATTTGCTAGTGGTGAACTTAAAGCTTATCAAGAATGTGGCGAGGAAGTTCCACTATTATTAGAAAAATACCAAATAGGTAAAAATATATAA
- a CDS encoding lipoprotein-releasing ABC transporter permease subunit: MFKSLPLFIGLRYIRAKKRNRFISIISAISFLGISLGVAVLITVMSVMNGFDQQIKSKILMMVPPLKVYQLGGEVTDWPTLAKEVEKSTSSVTAVAPIVESQGLLSANSGGSTTAFVQIQGIEPKYQTKVLPIAEHIVDGKLSSLDDNQGYNIVLGSVLADNLGVKVGDKVTLIVPKISLTPAGMIPRIKQFRVSGIFSVSYQYDAYYAMINIKNAQKVFETGNSVSSLQLSVKNIYDAPLVKDKLNDGAIPPYYFTRDWTDENKSFFDALKMEKTMMFFILLLIITVAVFNLLSSLVMVVTDKRSDIAILRTMGMSSRQIITVFIYQGFIIGLIGTVIGVLLGILLSTYATEIVNFIQNVTGKQFLSASVYLINYIPSELMWSDVIKVTLVSMFLSFLATLYPAWSASKVQPVEALRYE; the protein is encoded by the coding sequence ATGTTTAAGAGTCTGCCACTATTTATTGGATTGAGATATATCCGTGCTAAGAAGCGTAATCGGTTTATATCTATTATTTCGGCAATATCATTTTTGGGTATTTCTCTAGGTGTAGCTGTACTTATCACAGTGATGTCAGTTATGAATGGTTTTGATCAACAGATCAAAAGCAAAATTCTAATGATGGTACCACCATTAAAGGTATATCAATTAGGTGGGGAAGTTACTGATTGGCCCACATTAGCCAAAGAGGTTGAGAAAAGTACCTCAAGTGTTACTGCAGTAGCTCCAATAGTAGAATCACAAGGTTTACTTAGCGCAAATAGTGGTGGTAGCACGACAGCATTTGTACAAATTCAGGGTATAGAACCTAAGTATCAAACCAAAGTACTTCCTATAGCTGAGCATATTGTCGATGGTAAGCTGTCATCATTAGATGATAATCAAGGTTATAACATAGTTTTAGGTAGTGTCTTGGCTGATAATTTAGGTGTTAAAGTTGGTGATAAGGTGACTTTAATCGTGCCAAAGATTAGTCTAACACCAGCTGGGATGATCCCAAGGATTAAGCAATTTAGAGTGTCTGGAATATTCTCTGTGAGCTATCAGTATGATGCTTATTATGCAATGATTAATATCAAGAATGCACAAAAAGTTTTTGAAACTGGTAATTCGGTATCATCTCTTCAACTAAGTGTAAAAAATATCTATGATGCACCACTTGTTAAAGACAAACTTAATGATGGCGCTATTCCACCTTACTATTTTACTCGTGATTGGACAGATGAGAATAAATCTTTCTTTGACGCCTTAAAAATGGAAAAAACGATGATGTTTTTTATCCTATTGCTAATAATTACAGTTGCGGTATTTAACTTATTATCATCTTTAGTTATGGTCGTTACTGATAAGCGTAGTGATATAGCTATTCTTAGAACTATGGGAATGTCATCACGACAAATTATAACGGTATTTATATACCAAGGTTTTATTATTGGTTTGATAGGTACAGTTATTGGTGTATTGCTTGGTATACTTCTTTCAACTTATGCTACAGAGATAGTTAATTTTATCCAGAATGTTACTGGTAAGCAATTTTTGAGCGCAAGTGTTTATCTTATAAATTATATCCCATCGGAGCTTATGTGGTCAGATGTTATAAAAGTTACTTTGGTTTCTATGTTTTTAAGTTTCTTAGCGACACTTTATCCTGCTTGGAGTGCTTCTAAGGTTCAGCCAGTGGAGGCTTTAAGATATGAATGA
- a CDS encoding ABC transporter ATP-binding protein — translation MNDVVLSCKNVSKKYTEFKTDIAILKDVNLEIKKGEKVAILGLSGSGKTTLLNVLGGLDKCSAGEVYLMSERFDNQSVNKRAKMRNKHLGFIYQLHHLLPEFTAIENVMIPLAITKKYTKKESIKLANEILKKVGLEHRADHKPAELSGGERQRVAIARALVTNPNCILADEPTGNLDSQRSESIFALMQQLSDDFGTSFVIVTHDEKLASRMNKIYRLVDGELELVINSN, via the coding sequence ATGAATGATGTTGTTTTAAGCTGCAAAAATGTTTCAAAAAAATATACAGAATTTAAAACTGATATAGCTATCTTAAAAGATGTAAATCTTGAAATTAAAAAAGGTGAAAAAGTTGCTATCCTTGGATTATCCGGATCAGGTAAGACTACATTGCTAAATGTTTTAGGTGGACTAGATAAATGTAGTGCCGGTGAAGTATATCTGATGAGTGAGAGGTTTGATAATCAATCTGTTAATAAGCGTGCAAAAATGCGTAATAAGCATCTGGGATTTATTTATCAATTACATCACCTATTGCCAGAGTTTACAGCTATTGAAAATGTTATGATTCCATTAGCTATCACTAAAAAATATACTAAAAAAGAGTCAATAAAACTTGCTAATGAAATTCTCAAAAAAGTTGGTCTTGAGCATCGTGCTGATCATAAACCAGCTGAACTTTCAGGTGGCGAGCGCCAAAGGGTAGCTATTGCTAGGGCATTGGTTACAAATCCTAACTGTATCTTAGCTGATGAGCCTACTGGTAACCTAGATAGCCAAAGATCAGAGAGTATATTTGCATTGATGCAACAACTAAGTGATGATTTTGGTACAAGTTTTGTGATTGTCACTCATGATGAGAAATTAGCTAGCCGTATGAATAAAATTTATCGCTTAGTAGATGGTGAATTAGAATTAGTTATAAATTCTAACTAG
- a CDS encoding lysine decarboxylase LdcC produces the protein MKTVVFVYKDTLKSYKEKFLLKIEKDLKNHHEYYTLKLDDLSEVVEILEENSRICCIVLDRASFNIEAFHNIAHLNTKLPIFVASDYSQSIKLNLRDFNLNINFLQYDALAGEDSDFIHKTITNYFNDILPPLTYELFKYSKSFNSAFCTPGHQGGYGFQRSAVGALFYDFYGENIFKTDLSISMKELGSLLDHSEAHKDAEEYISKVFKSDRSLIVTNGTSTANKIVGMYSVADGDTILVDRNCHKSVTHLMMMVDVNPIYLKPTRNAYGIIGGIPKKEFKRETIQEKIDSSNIADKWPEYAVVTNSTYDGILYNTDTIHRELDVKKLHFDSAWIPYAIFHPIYKHKSAMQIDPRPEHIIFETQSTHKLLAAFSQSSMLHIKGDYNEEVLNEAFMLHTSTSPFYPIVASVETAAAMMEGEQGYNLIDKTINLAIDFRRELIKLRSEANGWFFDVWQPDNISNKEAWLLRNADKWHGFKNVDGDFLSLDPIKITILTPGIKDNDVQDWGVPADVVAKFLDEHDIVVEKSGPYSLLFIFSLGTTKAKSVRLISVLNKFKQMYDENTLVEKMLPTLYAEDPKFYEDMRIQEVSERLHQYMKEANLPNLMYHAFNVLPEQQLNPHRAFQKLLKGKVKKVPLADLYEHTSAVMILPYPPGIPVIFPGEKITEESKVILDFLLMLEKIGSMLPGFDTDIHGPERAKDGKLYIKVIDDK, from the coding sequence ATGAAAACCGTTGTATTTGTCTATAAAGATACCTTAAAATCATATAAAGAAAAATTTTTACTAAAAATTGAGAAAGATCTTAAAAATCATCACGAATACTATACTTTGAAACTTGATGATTTATCCGAAGTTGTTGAAATTCTTGAGGAGAACTCTAGGATATGCTGTATTGTTTTAGATAGAGCTAGTTTCAATATCGAAGCTTTTCATAATATTGCGCACCTTAATACAAAGTTGCCAATATTTGTGGCGTCTGACTATAGTCAAAGTATTAAGCTTAATTTGCGTGATTTTAACTTAAATATCAACTTTTTGCAGTATGATGCTTTAGCTGGTGAAGATTCTGACTTTATTCACAAAACTATCACAAATTATTTTAATGATATATTGCCACCATTGACTTATGAGTTGTTTAAGTACTCTAAATCTTTTAATTCGGCTTTTTGTACTCCAGGACATCAAGGAGGTTATGGTTTTCAGCGTTCTGCAGTAGGAGCTTTGTTTTATGATTTTTATGGTGAAAATATTTTTAAGACAGATTTGTCTATTTCAATGAAAGAGCTAGGAAGCTTGCTTGATCATTCTGAAGCACATAAAGACGCCGAAGAATATATATCTAAAGTCTTTAAATCAGATAGATCGCTTATTGTTACAAATGGTACTTCAACAGCAAATAAAATAGTTGGTATGTATAGTGTTGCTGACGGTGATACTATTTTGGTTGATAGAAATTGCCATAAATCAGTGACACATCTAATGATGATGGTTGATGTTAATCCAATATATCTAAAACCGACAAGAAATGCTTATGGAATAATTGGTGGGATTCCTAAAAAAGAGTTTAAAAGAGAAACAATTCAAGAAAAGATAGATAGTAGTAATATTGCTGATAAGTGGCCTGAATATGCGGTGGTTACAAACTCAACTTATGACGGTATCCTTTATAATACTGATACGATACATCGAGAGCTTGATGTTAAAAAACTACATTTTGATAGTGCTTGGATTCCATATGCAATATTTCATCCAATTTATAAGCATAAGTCAGCGATGCAGATTGACCCACGACCAGAACATATAATTTTTGAAACACAGTCAACACATAAGCTTCTGGCAGCCTTTAGCCAATCATCAATGTTACATATAAAAGGCGACTATAATGAGGAAGTTTTAAATGAAGCGTTTATGCTGCATACTTCAACCTCGCCTTTTTATCCCATAGTTGCTAGTGTTGAGACAGCAGCAGCAATGATGGAGGGCGAGCAAGGTTATAATCTTATCGACAAGACTATTAATTTAGCTATAGATTTTAGAAGAGAGTTAATCAAACTAAGATCTGAAGCGAACGGTTGGTTTTTTGATGTTTGGCAACCTGATAATATCTCAAATAAAGAGGCATGGCTTCTAAGAAATGCTGATAAATGGCATGGATTTAAAAATGTTGATGGTGATTTTCTCTCATTAGACCCTATCAAAATAACAATTCTAACTCCTGGAATAAAAGATAACGATGTGCAAGACTGGGGAGTACCAGCAGATGTGGTTGCTAAATTCTTAGATGAGCATGATATCGTGGTTGAGAAGTCTGGCCCATATTCATTACTATTTATATTTAGTTTAGGTACAACGAAAGCTAAATCAGTAAGGCTAATCTCGGTATTGAATAAATTCAAACAGATGTATGATGAAAATACACTGGTTGAAAAAATGCTACCAACTTTATATGCAGAAGATCCTAAATTTTATGAGGATATGAGAATTCAAGAGGTTAGTGAAAGGTTACATCAGTATATGAAAGAAGCTAATCTTCCTAATCTTATGTACCATGCTTTTAATGTGCTACCAGAACAACAACTTAATCCTCATAGGGCTTTTCAGAAATTATTAAAAGGTAAAGTAAAGAAAGTACCATTAGCAGATTTATATGAGCATACTTCTGCGGTTATGATATTACCATACCCACCTGGAATACCTGTTATTTTTCCTGGTGAGAAAATAACCGAAGAATCTAAAGTGATATTGGATTTCTTATTAATGCTTGAGAAAATAGGTTCGATGTTACCTGGATTTGATACAGACATTCATGGTCCTGAAAGAGCAAAAGATGGCAAGCTCTATATCAAAGTTATTGATGATAAATAA